In the genome of Pseudomonas protegens, one region contains:
- the ppk2 gene encoding polyphosphate kinase 2, producing MALQVASAPRGSNEDSVSAALPGNYPYRNRMRRAEYEKAKNELQIELLKVQSWVKETGQRIVVLFEGRDAAGKGGTIKRFMEHLNPRGARIVALEKPSEQEKGQWYFQRYIQHLPTAGEMVFFDRSWYNRAGVERVMEFCSPLQYLEFMRQTPELERMLCNSGILMFKFWFSVNREEQLRRFISRRDDPLKHWKLSPIDIKSLDKWDEYTAAKQAMFFHTDTADAPWTVIKSDDKKRARINCIRHFLHELDYPGKDLKVAHAPDPLLVGRASRGLEEDERTQAQAATDAGATKLALSA from the coding sequence ATGGCCCTGCAAGTGGCCAGCGCGCCTCGCGGTTCCAATGAAGACAGCGTGTCCGCTGCGCTGCCGGGCAACTATCCGTATCGCAACCGCATGCGCCGCGCCGAGTACGAAAAGGCCAAGAACGAGCTGCAGATCGAGCTGCTCAAGGTGCAGAGCTGGGTCAAGGAAACCGGGCAGCGCATCGTGGTGCTGTTCGAAGGCCGTGATGCGGCCGGTAAAGGCGGCACCATCAAGCGCTTCATGGAACACCTCAACCCCCGTGGCGCGCGGATCGTGGCCCTGGAAAAGCCCTCGGAACAGGAAAAGGGCCAGTGGTATTTCCAGCGCTACATCCAGCATTTGCCCACCGCCGGGGAAATGGTCTTCTTCGACCGCTCCTGGTACAACCGCGCCGGGGTGGAGCGCGTGATGGAGTTCTGCTCGCCCCTGCAATACCTGGAGTTCATGCGCCAGACCCCAGAGCTGGAACGCATGCTGTGCAACAGCGGCATCCTGATGTTCAAGTTCTGGTTCTCGGTGAACCGCGAAGAACAGTTGCGGCGCTTCATCTCGCGCCGGGACGACCCGCTCAAGCACTGGAAGCTCTCGCCCATCGACATCAAGTCTCTGGACAAGTGGGACGAATACACCGCCGCCAAGCAGGCGATGTTCTTCCACACCGACACCGCCGATGCACCGTGGACGGTGATCAAGTCTGACGACAAGAAGCGCGCGCGGATCAACTGCATCCGCCATTTCCTGCATGAGCTGGACTACCCGGGCAAGGACCTGAAAGTCGCCCACGCCCCGGACCCACTGCTGGTCGGCCGCGCCTCCCGAGGGCTGGAAGAAGACGAGCGCACCCAGGCCCAGGCTGCGACAGATGCCGGCGCTACAAAGCTGGCCCTGTCGGCCTGA
- the queA gene encoding tRNA preQ1(34) S-adenosylmethionine ribosyltransferase-isomerase QueA has protein sequence MRVADFTFELPDSLIARHPLAERRGSRLLTLDGPTGALAHCQFTDLLEHLRPGDLMVFNNTRVIPARLFGQKASGGKLEILIERVLDSHRVLAHVRSSKSPKPGSKILIEGGGEAEMLARHDTLFELGFAEEVLPLLDRVGHMPLPPYIDRPDEGADRERYQTVYAQRLGAVAAPTAGLHFDQPLLEAIAAKGVETAFVTLHVGAGTFQPVRVERIEDHHMHREWLEVGQDVVDAVAACRARGGRVVAVGTTSVRSLESAARDGVLKPFSGDTDIFIYPGRPFHVVDALVTNFHLPESTLLMLVSAFAGYPETMAAYRAAVENGYRFFSYGDAMFITRNPAPTAPKDPAPEETV, from the coding sequence ATGCGCGTTGCTGACTTTACCTTCGAGCTTCCTGATTCGCTGATCGCCCGCCATCCGTTGGCCGAGCGTCGCGGCAGCCGTCTGTTGACCCTGGATGGGCCAACCGGCGCCTTGGCCCACTGTCAATTCACCGATCTGCTTGAGCATTTGCGCCCTGGCGATCTGATGGTGTTCAACAATACCCGGGTGATTCCGGCCCGTCTGTTCGGCCAGAAGGCCTCCGGCGGCAAGCTGGAGATCCTTATCGAGCGGGTGCTGGACAGCCATCGTGTGCTGGCCCATGTGCGCTCCAGCAAGTCGCCCAAGCCGGGGTCGAAGATCCTGATCGAGGGCGGTGGCGAGGCCGAGATGCTGGCTCGCCACGACACGCTGTTCGAGCTGGGCTTCGCCGAGGAGGTGCTGCCGCTGCTGGACCGGGTCGGGCACATGCCGTTGCCTCCTTATATAGACCGCCCGGACGAAGGCGCCGATCGCGAGCGCTATCAGACCGTGTACGCCCAGCGCCTGGGCGCCGTGGCAGCGCCGACCGCGGGGCTGCATTTCGACCAGCCGCTGCTGGAGGCGATAGCTGCCAAGGGGGTGGAGACGGCGTTCGTGACCCTGCATGTCGGTGCCGGGACCTTCCAGCCGGTGCGGGTCGAGCGCATCGAAGATCACCATATGCATCGCGAGTGGCTGGAAGTCGGCCAGGACGTGGTGGATGCAGTGGCCGCGTGCCGGGCTCGCGGTGGCCGGGTGGTGGCGGTGGGCACCACCAGCGTGCGCTCCCTGGAAAGCGCCGCCCGCGATGGCGTGCTCAAGCCGTTCAGCGGCGACACCGACATCTTTATCTACCCGGGCCGGCCGTTCCATGTGGTCGATGCCCTGGTGACCAACTTCCACCTGCCGGAATCCACGCTGTTGATGCTGGTTTCGGCGTTCGCCGGTTATCCCGAGACCATGGCCGCCTATCGCGCCGCGGTGGAAAATGGGTACCGCTTTTTCAGCTACGGTGATGCGATGTTCATCACCCGTAATCCCGCGCCGACCGCTCCCAAGGATCCGGCCCCCGAGGAAACTGTATGA
- the tgt gene encoding tRNA guanosine(34) transglycosylase Tgt, with translation MSFELLATDGKARRGRLTFPRGTVETPAFMPVGTYGTVKGMLPRDIVATGAEIILGNTFHLWLRPGTEVIKAHGDLHDFMQWNGPILTDSGGFQVFSLGAMRKIKEEGVTFASPVDGAKVFMGPEESMQVQRDLGSDIVMIFDECTPYPADEDVARISMELSLRWAQRSKNAHGDNTAALFGIVQGGMHQDLRMRSLEGLDKIGFDGLAIGGLSVGEPKHEMIKVLDYLPGQMPVDKPRYLMGVGKPEDLVEGVRRGVDMFDCVMPTRNARNGHLFIDTGVLKIRNAFHRHDDSPLDPTCDCYTCQNFSRAYLHHLDKCGEMLGSMLNTIHNLRHYQRLMAGLREAIQQGTLAAFVDSFYAKRGLPVPPLE, from the coding sequence ATGTCCTTCGAGCTTCTGGCCACTGATGGCAAGGCTCGTCGCGGTCGCCTGACCTTCCCCCGCGGTACGGTGGAAACCCCGGCCTTCATGCCGGTGGGCACCTACGGCACGGTCAAGGGCATGTTGCCGCGGGATATCGTCGCCACTGGCGCCGAGATCATTCTCGGCAACACCTTCCACCTGTGGCTGCGCCCAGGCACGGAAGTGATCAAGGCCCACGGCGACCTGCATGATTTCATGCAGTGGAACGGTCCGATTCTCACTGACTCCGGTGGTTTCCAGGTGTTCAGCCTGGGGGCGATGCGCAAGATCAAGGAAGAGGGCGTGACCTTCGCCTCGCCGGTGGACGGCGCCAAGGTGTTCATGGGCCCGGAAGAGTCGATGCAAGTGCAGCGCGACCTAGGCTCGGACATCGTGATGATCTTCGACGAATGCACGCCGTACCCGGCCGATGAGGACGTGGCGCGGATCTCCATGGAGCTGTCCCTGCGCTGGGCTCAGCGCTCGAAGAACGCCCACGGCGACAACACTGCGGCGCTGTTCGGCATCGTCCAGGGCGGCATGCACCAGGACCTGCGCATGCGTTCCCTGGAAGGCCTGGACAAGATCGGCTTCGACGGCCTGGCCATCGGCGGTCTGTCGGTGGGCGAGCCCAAGCATGAAATGATCAAGGTGCTGGACTACCTGCCGGGCCAGATGCCTGTCGACAAACCTCGTTACCTTATGGGAGTTGGCAAGCCGGAAGATCTGGTTGAGGGTGTGCGCCGCGGTGTGGACATGTTCGATTGCGTGATGCCAACCCGCAATGCCCGCAATGGGCATCTGTTCATCGATACAGGCGTGCTGAAAATCCGTAACGCGTTCCATCGCCATGATGATTCGCCGCTGGACCCAACTTGTGATTGCTACACCTGTCAGAACTTCTCCCGTGCCTATCTGCATCACTTGGACAAGTGCGGGGAAATGCTCGGGAGTATGCTCAATACCATCCATAATTTGCGCCATTACCAGCGTCTTATGGCTGGTTTGCGCGAGGCTATTCAACAAGGTACATTGGCCGCCTTTGTCGATTCCTTCTATGCCAAACGCGGGTTACCCGTGCCGCCTTTAGAGTAA
- the yajC gene encoding preprotein translocase subunit YajC encodes MSFLIPAAYADAAAPAAAGPAGTGFEWIFLIGFLAIFYLMIWRPQAKRAKEQKNLLSNLQKGDEVVTTGGIAGKINKVTDDFVVLEVSDSVELKFQKGAIAATLPKGTLKAI; translated from the coding sequence ATGAGCTTTTTGATCCCTGCCGCGTATGCGGACGCCGCTGCACCTGCTGCTGCCGGTCCTGCTGGCACTGGTTTCGAGTGGATTTTCCTGATCGGCTTCCTGGCTATCTTCTATCTGATGATCTGGCGTCCACAGGCCAAGCGCGCCAAAGAGCAGAAAAACCTGCTGAGCAACCTGCAGAAAGGCGACGAAGTTGTGACCACTGGCGGTATCGCCGGCAAGATCAACAAAGTGACCGACGACTTCGTGGTTCTGGAAGTGTCGGACTCCGTTGAGCTGAAGTTCCAGAAGGGCGCGATCGCTGCCACGCTGCCAAAAGGCACGCTGAAAGCGATCTAA
- the secD gene encoding protein translocase subunit SecD, which produces MLNKYPLWKYLLILAVLAIGFIYSAPNLYPDDPAIQVSGASTALQVTQADLDHASKALTDAGIKVKASSIAANGKGGLLRLINKEDQLPAKDVVRKALGDDYVVALNLAQTTPQWLRNLGAHPMKLGLDLSGGVHFLLEVDMDKALDARLKVYEGDVKSLLRKERLRYRSLPQLNGAIQLGFSDEDSREQARSLIRKNFNDFDIVPADLNGQPVLRLAMTPAKLAEIREYSIKQNLTTVRNRVNELGVAEPLVQRQGANRIVVELPGVQDTAEAKRILGKTANLEFRLAAEPGASKATSESFEFREGNRPPALIERGLIITGDQVTDAQAGYDEHGRPQVNIKLDGHGGELMNRSTRSNVGRSMAVIFIEQKPVTTYTKQMVDGVEKDVPVQAFKEEKKIISLATIQSPLGSQFRITGLNGQGESSELALLLRAGGLAAPMYFAEERTIGPSLGADNITKGIDASLWGMLFVSLFIIAIYRFFGVIATVALALNMVLLLALMSLLGATLTLPGIAGIVLTMGMAVDANVLIFSRIREELAAGMTVQRAINEGFGRAFTAILDANLTTLLVGGILFAMGTGPVKGFAVTMSLGIFTSMFTAIWLTRAMVNLIFGGRDFKKLWI; this is translated from the coding sequence ATGCTGAACAAATATCCTCTGTGGAAGTACCTACTGATCCTGGCGGTGCTGGCGATCGGTTTTATTTATTCCGCTCCCAATCTATACCCTGATGATCCGGCCATTCAGGTCAGCGGTGCGAGCACCGCGTTGCAGGTCACTCAGGCGGATCTGGATCATGCGAGCAAAGCGCTCACCGACGCCGGTATCAAGGTCAAGGCTTCTTCCATTGCCGCCAACGGCAAGGGTGGCCTGCTGCGCTTGATCAACAAGGAAGATCAGCTTCCGGCCAAGGATGTAGTGCGCAAGGCGCTGGGCGATGACTATGTGGTGGCGTTGAACCTGGCGCAAACCACCCCGCAATGGCTGCGCAACCTCGGTGCGCACCCGATGAAACTGGGTCTGGACTTGTCCGGTGGTGTGCACTTCCTGCTGGAAGTGGACATGGACAAAGCCCTCGATGCCCGCCTGAAAGTCTATGAAGGCGACGTCAAGAGCCTGCTGCGCAAAGAGCGTCTGCGCTATCGCAGCCTGCCGCAGCTCAATGGTGCCATCCAGCTGGGCTTCAGCGATGAAGACAGCCGTGAACAGGCCCGTTCGCTGATCCGCAAGAACTTCAATGATTTCGATATCGTACCGGCCGACCTCAATGGCCAACCGGTGCTGCGTCTGGCGATGACCCCGGCCAAGCTGGCGGAAATCCGCGAATACTCCATCAAGCAGAACTTGACCACCGTGCGTAACCGGGTCAACGAGCTGGGTGTGGCCGAGCCTCTGGTTCAGCGTCAGGGTGCCAACCGTATCGTGGTTGAGCTGCCGGGCGTGCAGGACACCGCTGAAGCCAAGCGGATCCTGGGCAAGACCGCCAACCTGGAATTCCGTCTGGCCGCTGAGCCGGGTGCTTCCAAGGCGACTTCCGAGTCCTTCGAATTCCGTGAGGGCAATCGTCCTCCAGCGCTGATCGAGCGTGGCCTGATCATCACTGGTGACCAGGTGACCGATGCCCAGGCCGGCTACGACGAACATGGTCGTCCACAGGTGAACATCAAGCTTGATGGTCACGGTGGCGAGCTGATGAATCGTTCGACCCGCAGCAACGTCGGCCGCAGCATGGCGGTGATCTTCATCGAGCAGAAGCCGGTCACCACCTACACCAAGCAGATGGTCGACGGCGTCGAGAAAGACGTACCGGTCCAGGCGTTCAAGGAAGAGAAGAAGATCATCAGCCTGGCGACCATTCAGTCGCCACTGGGCAGCCAGTTCCGCATCACCGGCCTCAATGGCCAGGGTGAGTCCTCCGAACTGGCGCTGCTGCTGCGTGCCGGTGGTCTGGCGGCGCCGATGTACTTCGCCGAAGAGCGCACAATCGGTCCGAGCCTGGGTGCTGACAACATCACCAAGGGTATCGATGCGTCGCTGTGGGGCATGTTGTTCGTGTCGCTGTTCATCATTGCCATCTACCGTTTCTTCGGTGTGATTGCCACGGTGGCGCTGGCGCTGAACATGGTGCTGCTGCTGGCCCTGATGTCCTTGCTGGGGGCGACGCTGACCCTGCCGGGTATCGCCGGTATCGTGCTGACCATGGGTATGGCGGTGGACGCCAACGTACTGATCTTCTCGCGGATACGTGAAGAGCTCGCCGCCGGCATGACGGTGCAGCGAGCAATCAACGAAGGCTTCGGCCGGGCATTCACTGCGATTCTCGATGCCAACCTGACCACCTTGCTGGTGGGCGGCATCCTCTTCGCCATGGGCACCGGCCCGGTCAAGGGCTTTGCGGTGACCATGTCCCTCGGGATCTTTACCTCGATGTTCACGGCCATCTGGCTGACCCGCGCGATGGTCAACCTGATCTTCGGCGGTCGTGACTTCAAGAAGTTGTGGATTTAA
- the secF gene encoding protein translocase subunit SecF translates to MLRTINFMGVRNFAFGVTVLLTVLALFSWFHKGLNYGLDFTGGTLIELTYERPADVMKVRSQLNDAGYHEAIVQSFGATTDLLVRMPGEDPQLGHQVAEALQKAGSDNPAQVKRVEFVGPQVGEELRDQGGLGMLMALGGILIYLAFRFQWKFAVGAIVSLIHDVIVTVGILSFFQITFDLTVLAAVLAIIGYSLNDTIVVFDRVRENFRVLRKASLIENINISTTQTLLRTMATSISTLLAIIALLFFGGDNLHGFSIALFVGVLAGTYSSIYIANVVLIWLNLNSEDLIPPANTEKEVDDRP, encoded by the coding sequence ATGTTACGTACTATCAACTTCATGGGCGTGCGCAACTTTGCGTTCGGCGTCACTGTGCTCCTTACCGTTCTGGCGTTGTTCAGCTGGTTCCACAAGGGGTTGAACTATGGTCTGGACTTTACCGGCGGTACGCTCATCGAGCTGACCTACGAGCGTCCGGCGGATGTGATGAAGGTGCGTTCGCAACTGAACGATGCCGGTTATCACGAAGCCATCGTGCAGAGCTTTGGTGCGACCACTGATCTGCTGGTGCGGATGCCGGGTGAAGATCCGCAACTGGGTCACCAGGTGGCCGAGGCGCTGCAGAAGGCAGGCAGTGACAACCCGGCGCAGGTCAAGCGCGTCGAGTTCGTTGGCCCGCAAGTGGGTGAAGAGCTGCGCGACCAGGGCGGCCTGGGCATGCTCATGGCGCTGGGTGGCATCCTCATCTACCTGGCCTTCCGCTTCCAGTGGAAGTTCGCCGTCGGTGCCATCGTCTCGCTGATCCACGACGTGATCGTGACCGTGGGTATCCTCTCGTTCTTCCAGATCACCTTCGACCTGACGGTGCTGGCGGCGGTGCTGGCGATCATTGGTTACTCGCTCAACGACACCATCGTGGTGTTCGACCGGGTGCGGGAGAACTTCCGTGTGCTGCGCAAGGCCAGCCTGATCGAGAACATCAACATCTCGACCACGCAGACTCTGTTGCGGACCATGGCCACGTCGATCTCCACCTTGCTGGCGATCATTGCGCTGCTGTTCTTCGGCGGTGACAACCTGCACGGCTTCTCCATCGCCCTGTTTGTCGGTGTTCTGGCGGGTACCTACTCGTCGATCTACATCGCCAACGTGGTGCTGATCTGGCTGAACCTGAACAGCGAGGATCTGATTCCTCCGGCCAATACCGAGAAGGAAGTGGACGACCGTCCGTGA
- a CDS encoding glycine zipper 2TM domain-containing protein, whose protein sequence is MNKSLLVGAVLGAVGVTAGGAVATYSLVKSGPEYAQVLAVQPVKQQIKTPREVCKDVAVTRQRPVKDEHQILGTVAGAVGGGLLGSMIGNGNGKKLATVAGAVGGGYAGNKVQEGMQERDTYTTTQTRCNTVNDISEKVVGYDVKYDLGGKQGQVRMDRDPGNQIPVDKEGRLILGQNQNQPGQ, encoded by the coding sequence GTGAACAAGTCGTTGCTGGTTGGTGCGGTATTGGGTGCTGTCGGTGTCACCGCCGGGGGTGCTGTTGCCACCTACAGCCTGGTTAAAAGCGGCCCTGAGTATGCGCAAGTGCTGGCTGTGCAGCCGGTCAAACAACAGATCAAGACCCCGCGTGAAGTCTGCAAGGATGTCGCGGTCACCCGTCAACGCCCGGTCAAGGATGAGCATCAGATCCTCGGTACTGTGGCCGGTGCGGTGGGTGGTGGTTTGCTGGGCAGCATGATCGGCAATGGCAATGGCAAGAAGCTCGCCACTGTGGCCGGTGCCGTGGGTGGTGGTTATGCGGGCAACAAGGTGCAGGAAGGCATGCAGGAGCGTGATACCTACACCACCACACAGACTCGCTGTAACACGGTCAATGACATCAGTGAGAAGGTCGTGGGTTATGACGTGAAGTACGACCTGGGCGGCAAGCAAGGCCAGGTGCGCATGGATCGTGACCCGGGCAACCAGATTCCGGTGGATAAAGAGGGTCGTCTGATTCTGGGTCAGAACCAGAATCAACCCGGCCAATAA
- the suhB gene encoding inositol-phosphate phosphatase: MQPMLNIALRAARSASELIFRSIERLDTIKVDEKDAKDYVSEVDRAAEQKIIDALRKAYPTHAILGEETGLHAGSGEGEDYLWIIDPLDGTTNFLRGIPHFAVSIACKYRGRLEHAVVLDPVRQEEFTASRGRGAQLNGRRLRVSGRTSLDGALLGTGFPFRDDQMDNLDNYLGMFRALVGQTAGIRRAGAASLDLAYVAAGRFDAFWESGLSEWDMAAGALLIQEAGGLVSDFTGGHDFLEKGHVVAGNTKCFKAVLTAIQPHLPASLKR, translated from the coding sequence ATGCAGCCAATGCTGAATATCGCGCTGCGCGCCGCCCGCAGCGCCAGTGAATTGATTTTCCGCTCCATCGAGCGCCTGGATACCATCAAGGTCGACGAAAAAGACGCCAAAGACTACGTATCCGAAGTTGATCGTGCCGCCGAGCAGAAGATCATCGACGCATTGCGCAAGGCCTACCCGACCCACGCCATCCTCGGCGAAGAAACCGGCCTGCATGCCGGTAGCGGCGAAGGCGAAGACTACCTGTGGATCATCGATCCACTGGACGGCACCACCAACTTCCTGCGCGGCATCCCGCACTTTGCCGTAAGCATTGCCTGCAAATACCGTGGCCGCCTGGAACACGCCGTGGTTCTGGATCCGGTTCGCCAGGAAGAATTCACCGCCAGCCGTGGCCGTGGCGCCCAGTTGAACGGTCGTCGCCTGCGGGTCAGCGGTCGCACCAGCCTCGACGGCGCCCTGCTGGGCACCGGCTTCCCGTTCCGTGACGATCAGATGGACAACCTGGACAACTACCTGGGCATGTTCCGCGCTCTGGTAGGCCAGACCGCCGGCATTCGTCGCGCTGGCGCCGCAAGCCTGGACCTGGCCTACGTGGCCGCCGGTCGTTTCGATGCCTTCTGGGAATCGGGCCTGTCGGAGTGGGACATGGCCGCAGGCGCCCTGCTGATTCAAGAAGCCGGCGGCCTGGTGAGCGACTTCACCGGCGGTCACGACTTCCTGGAAAAAGGCCATGTGGTTGCCGGCAACACCAAATGCTTCAAGGCGGTCCTGACCGCCATCCAGCCGCACCTGCCGGCCTCGCTGAAGCGCTAA
- the trmJ gene encoding tRNA (cytosine(32)/uridine(32)-2'-O)-methyltransferase TrmJ: MLQNIRVVLVNTSHPGNIGGAARAMKNMGLSRLVLVEPRVFPSHEADARASGATDILESAQVVATLEEALAGCTLVFGTSARDRRIPWPLLDPRESGLKVVEEAGQGAQIALVFGREDSGLTNDELQRCHFHVHIPSDPAFSSLNLATAVQVLAYEVRMSWLVAQGQPTKVEKDEVASPRSEELATMDELERFYEHLQQTLVAIDFLDPEKPRHLMARLRRLYGRSSVSRAEMNILRGILTETQKAARGELQKRKDQ, encoded by the coding sequence TTGCTGCAGAACATTCGTGTCGTCCTGGTCAATACCAGTCATCCCGGCAATATCGGCGGGGCTGCGCGTGCCATGAAGAACATGGGCCTGTCGCGGCTGGTGCTGGTGGAACCCCGGGTGTTTCCGTCCCATGAAGCCGATGCGCGGGCCTCCGGCGCCACCGACATCCTTGAGAGCGCTCAGGTGGTCGCCACCCTGGAGGAGGCCCTGGCCGGTTGCACTCTGGTGTTCGGTACCAGTGCTCGTGATCGACGCATTCCCTGGCCGCTGCTGGATCCTCGTGAATCCGGCCTGAAAGTGGTGGAAGAGGCCGGGCAGGGCGCGCAGATCGCCCTGGTGTTCGGTCGTGAAGATTCCGGCCTGACCAATGACGAGCTGCAGCGATGTCATTTCCACGTGCATATCCCGTCGGACCCGGCGTTCAGCTCGCTGAACCTGGCCACGGCGGTGCAGGTGCTGGCCTATGAGGTGCGCATGTCCTGGCTCGTGGCTCAAGGCCAGCCGACCAAGGTCGAGAAGGATGAAGTGGCCTCGCCGCGCAGCGAAGAGCTGGCGACCATGGATGAGCTGGAGCGGTTTTACGAGCATCTGCAGCAGACGCTGGTGGCCATCGACTTCCTCGATCCGGAAAAGCCGCGGCACTTGATGGCGCGCCTGCGTCGGTTGTACGGTCGCAGCTCGGTCAGCCGGGCGGAAATGAATATATTGCGTGGCATTCTCACGGAAACCCAGAAAGCGGCCCGTGGGGAGCTACAGAAGCGGAAGGATCAGTGA
- the cysE gene encoding serine O-acetyltransferase — translation MFERLREDIQSVFHRDPAARNAFEVLTCYPGMHAIWIHRLSAALWGMGWKWLARLVSNFGRWLTGIEIHPGAKVGRRFFIDHGMGIVIGETAEIGDDVTLYQGVTLGGTSWNKGKRHPTLEDGVVVGAGAKVLGPFTVGAGAKVGSNAVVTKAVPAGATVVGIPGRIIMKSSDEQEAKRKAMAEKLGFDAYGVSEDMPDPVARAIGQLLDHLQAVDARLEGVCGALKDLGSDYCAKDLPALREEDFAEVKGKSDSQTG, via the coding sequence ATGTTCGAGCGTTTGCGTGAAGATATCCAAAGCGTATTTCATCGTGACCCGGCGGCGCGTAACGCCTTCGAGGTGCTGACCTGCTACCCGGGGATGCACGCGATCTGGATTCACCGCTTGTCCGCCGCCCTGTGGGGCATGGGCTGGAAATGGCTGGCGCGGCTGGTGTCGAACTTCGGCCGCTGGTTGACCGGGATCGAGATTCATCCGGGGGCCAAGGTGGGGCGGCGTTTCTTTATCGACCATGGCATGGGCATCGTCATTGGTGAAACCGCCGAGATCGGTGACGACGTGACGCTTTATCAGGGCGTGACCCTGGGTGGGACCAGCTGGAACAAGGGCAAGCGCCATCCGACCCTGGAGGACGGCGTGGTGGTGGGCGCGGGCGCCAAGGTGCTGGGGCCTTTCACGGTTGGTGCGGGGGCCAAGGTCGGTTCCAATGCGGTGGTGACCAAGGCGGTGCCGGCGGGTGCGACAGTGGTCGGCATTCCGGGGCGGATCATCATGAAGTCCAGTGACGAGCAGGAAGCCAAGCGCAAGGCCATGGCGGAAAAGCTCGGTTTCGATGCATATGGCGTCAGCGAAGACATGCCTGATCCGGTGGCGCGGGCCATTGGTCAGTTGCTTGACCATCTGCAGGCGGTGGACGCTCGCCTGGAGGGGGTGTGCGGCGCTCTGAAGGATCTGGGCAGTGACTACTGCGCCAAGGATCTGCCGGCCCTGCGCGAGGAGGACTTCGCAGAGGTCAAGGGCAAGAGCGACAGCCAGACCGGCTGA